The genome window CTAATTAGCTATTGAGAATATTTACTTAAACAAAAAGCAATTGAAAGATTCATTGATataattattcaacaaataagtATTGTGTAGCTATTAAGTATTAGGAACTATGAAGACAAGGTAGACTCAAAAAATGGTAAGTAAAAAAGAGTCAATTATTTCTGCTTCTACTTTAAGAGTATAGATACATGTTATttcacaaaaacataaaattgaattGTTGTAAGAGGTACACAGTGAAATAGTGTggtagataaaaattaaaatcagaacagcTCAGCAAGTTTCTAACTTATTGACATATTTCCACTGGATTTGCCATGTCACTGCATTCTATCACAgtgcaatttactttttttttttttttttgtagtttctcTTAAGTTGGAAAAACTCCTCGGGCAATGCTTCTGGGCCACTGTTAAAATAAACCTGTTTCTGGTTGTGAAGTCTGGCTGTAAGGAGATGGAAAAAGTGCTAGTGTCTTTCTTAGCCCTCTTCTATTAATTAATTCGTTGGCACTAATTATCTTGCAAGAATAGTTCGGATACTTTGATTTTCAGAAGGAAATGAGTCCTAGAACAATTGAGTTCCATGATGTTTGTGACATGACAGAGGCTCAGATCCCTAGACAGAGTGGGGACTCATTGACATCAGTGAGCTAGGGAGCCTGGGTGACTGCATGAAGGTCATTAAAACCTTCAACAGGGAGAAGGCAGATTTCTTCAAACTGCGTTGTGATGATGTCTGATGgcggtggtgggggtggggggcgcttTACAATTTTATCTACGCTGGAACTTTCCTTATATCAACCTGAATATCCATGGCCTCCCTCTATTTATAATCTCCTTGTATAGTTAATATTACGTTAAACTTCTGGTTCTGTTTGCACCCATTGAAAGAGGGAACTGAGTACTGAATGAGGGAATTTGTCAATGGTAAAGTTCCACTGAAAAACTAGTGGGCTAAAGACAGCCAGTCCTTTGTGCGATTCCTTTCTTCACGACTTACCGGTTCCTAAAGTAGTACTGATTTCCTACAAACGACGACCGAGCCTGCAGCCGGGCTAACGTGGCCATGGCCCCTGGACCAGGGGTTTGCAACTGGCGTTACTGTCGGTTTCCCGGGCAACCGGGCGATACCACAGGCCAGTCCCGGGGGTTCCACTTTCGCTCTCTCCTCTTTTATGTCACCCTGTTTCGGATTTAAGGGCAATGCTTATAGAGAATTTTCAATTTGGGGTGTAGCAACAAAGCTTAATTTAATTGGCTCTATCTCGTTTAGGAATAAAAAGAGGCGACTGTAGGAAAGGAAAGCAGTGGGGAGGAGAATTATGGTTGCTCCGAACATCCGGTTTCCGCCTCCAGCCAGCTTCCGGAAGCTCTTCTCAAAATGCTGAACTGCTCTTTGGAAGTCTCCGGGGCTGTTGTAGTTGGAGTCTGTTCTCGGGCCTGAGCCACGAGGCCAGGCTCCTGGGTGTCGTTAATGTTCGGGGCCGCCGGGCGCCAACCGATCGGAGCTCCAGCCGCCGGGAACAGCTGGTGAGGCTGGCGGCCCCGGGAATGGGAGATCAGGAAATGTGTTGGCCAGAGGCCGCCGGACCTGGAATCCAAGGGGGAGGGAGTTGTGATGGATGATCTGAAGACTTCTAGGCCTTGCTGTCACTCATGCTTGTGATGGACGCAGTCTGAGGGAGGCATTTTGATGTGTGCTAAAGATTTGTGCAGGAACACGGTAAATGCTTGCTGATGGCTTGTCTAACACTTAGGGTATTTGGGACCGAGTTGGTCAATCTTTCCGTAATTGATCTCTCCTTGATTACTGGTAAAACCTATGGACAGGAATGCTTTATTCCCAATTCCCCTGCTAAAATTGCCAGATCATAACAAGTTTCTTGTAAGACCAAATGCCAGAAATCTATAGAGTTCTGGAAGTTTAGTAGTGAAGGAGATATCACTTTAATCCCCCACTCCCACTCTTTATGAGGGGAGTAGCCTACCCATTTTCCACTACTTTGAATATACCATTCTAGTTCAAAGGAGATGTGTATGCGTGTTGTTTGGGAACACCAATAAATTCCAGGGTTAAGGCTGGGGTTTGGTAGGTCTATAGTATTATTTCACCAGTGGCactttcagagaaaatattgcTTTAAATTTTCAAAGTGCTTTCACAAATTACACTTTATTCTATGACAGCCTATGATACCAGAGTATCACAGGCACAGAACATTTActtaagtgacttgtccaaagtTGCCCTGCACATTTTAGAGCTAGAAAGACATGTCTTTAGAATTTCTTGTTGAAAACTATGATTCAGTCCTGTTTTTCttccaaatactttttttcctgCAAGTATACacaaaaatcagtgaaacagacAAGCAGACTTCTTACAATCCTCAAACATAAAAAGGTTTTACCAAACCAGTGTaagaaatgtgaaattaaaatacatatccATTCATAAATGCCACAGAGGATAGAAAGACTCTGAGGAATTCTGAGTCCATGAGGGATTCTTGCAAGTCTATGATCTCAAAATTTCTTACaactgaaaagttaaaaaaaaattcttaccaaAAGTATTTTGAGTTGGATCagatcattttatatttcattttataatgaatataGATTTGAATGAGCTACTTTAAAATTCTCATATTTACCCTGAGAATAGTAAGGGTCACTTTCAAAatgagctatttttaaattagtgtaattagcataaaataaaagcgtagttttaaaatacttaattttattttggcagTAGTACATAGTTGTGTAACTGCTCTACAAAACAAGATAAAGGACATTTCCACCACTCCATAGTTTGTTCTGCTTGTGTGTTTCTTAATATTTCACCACTCATTTTTGTTAAGGAGGGAGATAAATGTGCTATATAGATTGATCTGCTTTTACTAAGGTGATATTGATTTGTAGGGTAAGtactgtttaattaaaaaatatgatccTCTCAACTCCTTGCTGTACTTTGCAACTCCTGTCCAAATCATGGGTTGATACCTCTGTATAATATCAAGAAATGTCCTTCagttctctgtctctttttaaaatatttttagttgtagatggacacaataactttattttggtttgtttttgtggtgttgaggataaaacccagtgcctcatgcttgagaggcaagtgctctacccctgcgccacaactccagccctccttCAGTTCTCTTTTGATGAACCTATCCAACTTTTCTTGTTGGCATGCAACTCATCCTTTCTTATGGAACCAGAATAGAACATAGTGCCTAGTGTTTTTGAATGAAACTACCTGATTTGACAGAATGAATGTGTTACAGAAAACTAgaacttttattttctagtttatgTGCACAACTGTCCAATCATTCAGTATTTCTTAATGGATTCTTTAATTAATTGAACAATCCTTATATACCATACATGTTTGTTTTATCCCAGTAATGAAATCATAGTGCTGCTGAGGTTGCTACTAACATCTCTTGTAACTCTTTTGAGGTAGGGTACATCATTCTTTGCATTTTAGATAAGGTGACACAGGAGGGAAAACAGTTTAAATAATTTACCCTAAGTGTCTCATTTGTAGTATGATTCATGTGTAGCTAAAGAAAATACCTAACCACCCAGGTGTATACTGCCTGAGTATCTGAATAACATATAGTATCTCTCAGATTTGTTAAGCAATCTGGAGTCCCTGAGGAGTAACTGAGGTACCTGAGGTAGTTAATTTctcttaacttttctttctttctaacatTTTCTTCAATGTGGAGAttagtttcttaatttttaggCATTTAGTGCTTAAAGTAGATGATTTCTTTATTGAACTATGatattctctttatttaaatttgttatatgggtttcctttttttgctttctaatttTAAGCCCTTAAAATAAACTGTATGGATTCTGGACCTTTGTTTCTGTAATTTTGTTCCtatttgatattttgattttctttaggTCTGGAAAAGTACATAGTAAAAATTGCATTTTGGTTAgcgatttctttgttttttgttttttggttttttttttactctcagGATTAACTTAGGATTCTCTTTCAGTTAAGGATCAAAGCAATAGCTGGTATGATTTGGGgcaagcaatttatttttttatagcttCCTAGCATCCTTGTTTCTGTCTagctaaaaatgaagaaacaaacaataacaacaacaaaaaacccaaaagaatgctcatttaaataataaatggtcTTGCCATATTAAATCACTAATTTGAAAAGTAGAAttagacttttttctttaaaaactaatcATGATTTTTGTTTACAATAAGTTGCTAGagtaagaggaaaagaaaactttctaGATGTTCACCATGTTCCCCTTGGTAGCAGCTGCCAGCAGTACCTATAATTGAATATAAGTCAATGGAGCTTTGCCCCCATTATGGGAAATGAGTTTTTCAGTTTGGTGGTGAACCTTGTGACTCTTAACCAGGgagcattattttctttaatcctttctttttcatttatatctgTATATCAGGTCAGAtatactccattttttttttttttttttaagtaaggaaTTTAGGGCCTCTTTTTAACATGATAGAGTCCTTAAAAGAGTCCACAAACTTTCTAAGACTATACCACAATTTTGTATACCTGTTGTCCTATAGTGCCCCAACATTTGTAATGCTTCATGGCCTCAGAAACGTCGAGGACCTTAGCTTTTCCTATGTTAGCCTCAGGATTCATGGTAAGATTGTACCTTAAAAGCAGAATGACTTGCTTTTTCAGTGACCTGTTTCTCTTATTTGAGGGTGGAGTTTGTTGAAAGGTAAAATAACTTCTTTCAACATAAAGTACTTCCTCTCATCCTCACAGAGTGCCTTCAGGGTAGAAATTGTGCTggttttcatgatgaaaatatagaaagcagAAGGTAATTGTTCAAGGTGTTGTTGCTAATGAATATAACAGAATTTAATTTCCAAATTCATAGTTTGGATTCTGAAACTCATGTTCTATTGTTacttctcagccctttttttctgTAGAgaattcttttcatatatattgcCTAGTGTTAACCTTGAAACTAATCATTTATCTGTTTCAGAAAAAGATAGTTTTTTTCCCCATCCCAATGCACTTCCttctaaaagagagaaaaaggttACTTGTGATTCATACTTTGCATGGATAGTTCAAGGAACTTCTATACTAACTTAAGTATTAacatttaatgttaggtttattctTGATTTCCTCAAATAATAATGTCCCCAACATATGAAAGGAGAAAATTGAAGACATAGTCCTTAATAAATTACTAACTTGAGATAAAGACTTATTTTGATAAATGATAGTACCATTAAGGAAGGAAATTATAATGAGCAGCAGAAATCTTAAACTTAAGATAATTCTTAAGGATCAAGCTGTGTTAGACATAAAATTTGGCCGTTCGTATAGCCTCCTTCATATTTACTGTTTGTATGTTTAGTCACTCATTGTTGTGATCCACACTATTGTGTGTTGATTTTCGTCTGTTCTGTTTGGCTCTTTGCTGTGGACTTTTAGGACCAACTAATCCTTTTCTATCCAACCTCGCTTATCTTAATAAAACCTAAGATGATATTGAAGTATGTAATTCTATGACTTTTAAATTTGTGAGTACTCACAGATAACATTCATCTGCATAGTTGTTGACTGTATACAGGGTTACTTTTGAACACACAGAGTTTATATATCATAGAGATACAAAAATGGTTATTTCTTCACTTAAATTATTGATAGCCAATTGAAGTGCTTAGCACTTAACTTATATTTAGTTCTCCACAAATAAAACAACTCAGTTTTGTAGAAGAAGTGCTTAGCACTTAACTTATATTTAGCTCTCCACTAATAAAATTACTTAACTttgtaaaagaaataatacatgttTTAGAGAGGCAAAGATTTTTACCATGTACTAAGTGAtgagtatttgattttttttccttaactagGTATTTAATAGTTCTAATGGttactttttagttatatctcgaagttttttttgttgttgttgtttttatggtTGGGTTTATTTAGCAGAAACACATATATATCCTTTTATTATATAGTTGCTTGTATCAGCATCTAGGCAAGgcaataatgattaatttttctatacatactgtattttttttcttaggaaCGAGTGGGGCTTCACAAACaataattagtaataaaataGTTAACTTTAGTTATTGGGAGTTTCCGTTTTCTGGGTGTTCTTTTCTCCTGCTGTCCCCacctatatatattttaacagcaATTTTAGAGCTATTGGGCCATCTATCAACTTCTAATCTTTTGGAGAGTTATAAGCAGTATGTTAAAACTAAATAGCTTcgtgatttttctttcttaagccAGAAACATTTGAAGGAAACCCCTAAGCTAAATATGATGAGGATAAAGTATTTGAGTACAGTAATCTTCTGATGTGTCAGTACAGTTgccaaagcaaataaataaaacaactattTTTCACTTGATTATCTTATTTATTCTATTGACCAGTTGATGCCCATTTTATCTGTGAAATGTTAGTGAAGCAGCTTAAGCTTAACATTAAGTGTCTAATATTATTGGCTCATTAatagggattttgattgggattaaCTTGTAGAAGAGTCTAGgtactataaagaaaaaagtgctTTGAACTCTGAATTGcacttaaaataaatgtattttttcctgtgttttcatAGAATTTTCGAAGAAACTTAAAAGTAATTTTCAGTTGATTTGTATTTGAATGATATATGGAATAATTTCGATTCTTctagttaaaaattttttaatatattttatttcattttgagaaacaAAATTGAATAAGGCTGACACAATTTTAATGAGATTAAGaacatttactttcattttggtaatattggttatattttattagtatagTAGTACTTTTTCAATAAGTAGTAATTTTTCAACAAGTAATACTTTTTCAACAAGAATTAGAGTGTCAGATTTCAAAGGGTCAATTTTCCAGTGTTAAGACTacttacttttctgttttttgttttgtttcgtttttatggtgctagggattgaacctaggtttTTGcttggtaggcaagcactctgaactgagctacatcttcaatgatttttttttcttctgaagtaTAGTACCAAATTATAACTTCAAAATAAACTGTAATTTTATTTGGAGGTTATATTCATCCATTGAgttaatttcatgttttaatattttaagctatttattcatccattgataagAACATCCTATCTTCACAAAGAAAGTTACTCCAGATTCAGGTGAATAGTCATTTAGAGAAAGGATCCTTATTGTAATACATCTTAGACTGGCATCAAATAAGTTTTCTTAAAGGAACAATATAATATTTGGAGATAATAAGTCTTTCAgacacatttctttaaaaatatggtgttaaaggaaaagaacaagaCATTCATTGCattaagagaaaacagaaaggcaATTATTAGCTTATAGATAatggtaaaaatattcattaaggTTATCTGCATTCAGAATTGTAGCCTCTATTTTGGCTTCATGCCAATTCCTGtgatatatatttctattaatttaatgCTATATTCTGAGAACAGTTATATATAGAAcgcttattaaaaaaaactcagttgcctcatttaaaatatatatttgaaccACTATGTTTTTGAAAAACATGTGTCCAGacatgtgtgtttttattttctacattcaGATTGCCAAAGGAGATAAATCTGGAAAATATGAACTAAAGATAATGCTGTGTTATATAATTGTTGACAATATACACTCAAATAACCAATACAGGGTTGGTTTTTTTTAGCTCGTTCTGCTTATTCTGTTTTCACCGGCTATACTATCTTGTATCTTGTGTTGATTTAGCCTCCCACTCCTTTCTCCTATTCAAAATAACATAATGGTTTTTACATATAGAtgacatatatattaaaatgaaagtaatacTGCTTGATGctaaattaatcataaaaaatatagACTGGATACGGGAATTAGGTAGTTGTTTTCTGTAGTTGAGTAAGCATTAGAGCTCTGGAACGAGATTGTGTTTGAATCCTGTCTCTATCACTTAAATGTCATATTGTGaaggaaatctgtttttttttttttttttttcccatatgcCACCTTATAGGATTATCATGTGAATATGaggtaaaatatagaaaacactCAGAAATAAGCCTGGCAAATAGTAAACACTCAAGTGTTAAaactatatgtgtgtataatattatAAATGGTAAATCCAGTTGAATCATgatgtatgtgtatttttttccccttaggttATCATTAAATGTAAAGGAATAGTTATAGGTTATTACAGGGAATTTgctaaaatctaaaattataaataataaatgacaaaGACTCTATAAAGTCTATTTAGACCAAGGGTCATCAAATGGGCCAGGCActatttgattttataaataaaactttactaGAACACAATCATACACATACATTTATGTATTGCTTGTGGctatttttgcattataatgaCAAATTGAGTAGTTGTTAGAGACCTAATGGCCTAaacagcctaaaatatttattatctggcccTTTGCATACCCTTGCTAATAGACTCCTGGAACTACGTAGGCCTCTAGAGGCCAGTTGAGAATATTTTTATCCCTATGCACCTTCTGACCTCAATTTGAGACATGATTGCCCATGGTCTTTGTATGAAAGGTGTGCATATCCAAACTATctgtaatgtttaaaaataaaatcagataccTAGGCTCTGAATCACAccaactaatttaaaattgggGGGTACTGAGTTTGTAAAGaactatataatttattaaagttCCCAAAGAAGACTGATATTATCCTTGCTGACTAAAAAAGCCTCAGAGACTACTTCAGAATAAATTAATGATGGGCCCTTTTAGACCAGTGAGGCTCCAGTTTTGATGTAAATAGTTTCTGCTTCACTGGATTATATGCTTAGTGTGGCCTAAATATATGCTTAGTGTttagttaaactttttttttccatatattttaaatcttgaCAATACTGGTCTTTCTGCTTGTCTCTTGTATTGTAGCAGTGATTAGGTACAACATGTGGTAAGTAGAGGATTTTATGCTTCTGTCTTCATTTAGAAATTAGTGGGCAGGGAGGGGACTGGGAAAGTTTTCTCTGCTCTGAGGAGAATCGGTTCAAGAAAAAGGACAGAGATAGTCAAGGAAAAGTGATTTAAGCAGAAAGAGCTTTTCCATAGTTACATAGTAAAAATATATGGTTTGTTCTGATGCTGACACTATATTTactctattttgaaataatttctgtttAATAAAAGAACTTATGCATGAGGATGCTTTAAAAGGAATCAGAATATTTGAAATGGTAGTACATTGACTAAGAAAATAGCTTCAAACATTTTGTAATGACCAAATTTTAGTCCAATATAGAGTGAATCATCTGCTGTAGAAGACTCAATTAGCATGGCTTAgagtgactattttttttttttcctttttcattctctAAAAAATGTAGGCATTTCAGTAGAACCATGGAGGAGCTGGTTCACGACCTTGTCTCAGCCCTGGAAGAGAGCTCAGAGCAAGCACGAGGTGGTTTTGCAGAAACAGGAGACCATTCTCGAAGTATTTCTTGCCCTCTGAAACGCCAAGccaggaaaaggagagggaggaagcgGAGGTCTTACAATGTTCACCACCCGTGGGAGACTGGTCACTGCTTAAGTGAAGGCTCTGATTCTAGTTTAGAAGAACCAAGCAAGGACTATAGAGAAaatcacaataataataaaaaagatcatAGTGACTCTGATGACCAAATGTTAGTGGCCAAGCGCAGGCCATCATCAAACTTAAATAACAATGTTCGAGGGAAAAGACCTCTATGGCATGAGTCTGATTTTGCTGTGGACAACCTGGGAAACAGAACTCTCCGCAGGAGGAGAAAGGTGAAACGAATGGCTGTCGATCTCCCACAGGACATCTCTAACAAACGGACCATGACCCAGATGCCTGAAGGTTGTAGAGACCAGGACATGGAAAATGATAGAGCTTACCAGTATCAAGAATTTACCaagaataaagttaaaaaaaggaaGTTGAAAATAATTAGACAAGGACCAAAAATCCCAGATGAAGGAGTAGTTTTAGAAAGTGaggaaataagccagaccaatAAGGACAAAATGGAATATGAAGAGCAAAAAGTCTCAGATGAGCTCATGAGTGAAAGGTGacttttatgttttctaaatataaaaatatttgtctacAGTTTGTGGTtgaatgtgttttatattttaattaattctattttaaaataattataaattgtaATGATGATAGTGATATTACTATTTAACTGTGATTATATTTCCTAATAATTTATGATGTTTTGCACCAGGCAAAATTGCTTATTTGATTTACACGAAGTCTTCTGATTGTGTTATAATGACTTAATTTTCAgctacaaagagaaaaggaaatggattttCAGTGGGAAAGAATGTACTTTTGAATCATAGCACATTTGTAACTCTTAGAATtggatatataattatttatttggttaaCTATAGAGTTTTAGCCTTTGGTGCTTTTTAAAGTACATGATTCATTCTGATTCCTGAGAATCAAAAGTTTATACCACTATGACATACAAATGGTTTGATATTTAAAGTATTAGCTTGGTAGGTATTCTGATTATTGATAATTATAAAACCTAATTTATGGTCTATGTGATTTTGTCATTAGAAAAGTGGAAGAAGCAACAATCCTTTGGCAGTTAGTCTAATACATCCATTCTAGGAAGCAGGTGTACCACTATGATAATTGTTAAATCCTATTTTTACAGCATCAAAAGGTAAGTGATAATTTTGATTTCACACAGAACTGATGCTACTTGCAAGAAATGAGATGTTGACACTGTTCATCCTTTTAGGTGTATGTCCTTAAAACCAAATGCCTATgagtcagaaaaaaaacattccttATATATGGGCTGGGAaaaagtatttgatttttaatttgtagCATCAGGTCATTTTTATAGGATATggaaatcatttttattcttgttgTATTTGTAAATATGATTACAGACCTGACTACAACCTGGCAAGAGTTTATGGAATGGTTCTTTAATTAGACATAGTTTCTATTTATGTTATTATTCTGAAGAAGTAAAATTTACttaaagtgagaaaaatatttcaggaagGCTTTGAAAAGTTTATGAAATCTTTTCTTTCAAGaaagttgtgatttttttatatagaaatgGGAATCATTTGTACCTTACTATTGGGCCATTGTGACTGAGGACCACTCAGTCTGTCATAAAAGTAATTATATTATTGCTCAGTTGCTGCGGGGAGAGTGTGGTGGTGGAGATAACATTCTTGATTCTGGGTTATTCACACTTAGATTGTGCAAAcccctcctgtttttttttttttttttttaatgtctgccTTTTATTGATCTGTTTCGTAGGACATCTGCCTGGGAACAGAATTGAGATGAAAATCctatcatttattttccttcattgtaaaaaaaaatatttgagtaatCACTAGGTATGATCAGGTTACCCAGAAGTTAACAACCCAGGTTCAAGTCTTcaaatagaatattttcattcctgaacaaaataaaaaatatgtgcttgctctgattttaaacttttctgtaaaatgatttttctcttgcCATTTAAGAATTAGCTACagttttcacttaacatattttCCTAACACATGTAGATGTTTTTTGAGACTACATCCAAAGTTTTCCTATTATAAAAAAGCTGTCTATATGTTTTCTTGGAGCTGACTTGTAAATAAGAACAGCATTACTCTGTGTGTTTTATCTGTGTGGGTCTCAAACTTAACAAACATTTCATAAACTACTATGTAATATTCACTGGTACCTGAATAATAATTCAGACTCTCCTCAACAGCCTCCTGGCTGAATTAGCCAAATGCTGAAATGGAATGTGCTGTGAGGCAAAACTTCCTAAAGAAGCTGCACTAAAAGCAAGAACTAAAAGTTGTTCACAAATGTGCAAAgtgaaaaggagagaaggaaataacATCCCTGATTATAATGAACAGCTTATTCAAATGCATGAATTCTGACACCAGTATGGTACATTTGGAGAAATGTTTGTagttcattattattaaaatataaatatggctACAGCCATAACATTTCTTGAAGGCCCGTGTGCAATGGTAAATAGTTTAGATTTCATCATGTAGGTAATGAGAAGTCAGTGAAGAGTTTTTAGCAGTGGAGAAACTcgattaggtttacattttatCAAGATAACATAATTTTGGCAGCATTGTTTTGTTTACCTTTGACTGAACCTCCAGTCTGTCCAGTAGAAAATGAATTATGGCTGTAGTAGTAGAGGAATATTTGAGAGTATTAGAGAATAATCTTAAAAGGTAGAATCAATGGGAGGTAGACTGTGTTTGGAAGGGTAATGCTCTCAGATAATGCCCAGGTTTCAGTCATAGAAAAATGGTAAGTGAACAGATCAGGAAAAGGGATTTGTATTAGTGTACATACATTTATTCAGCAAACAGTCATGCAGTATATTCTTATATGAATactagtaataaaaatgaaaccaaaaaaagAGATGTCCTTGAAGATTAGTTGGAATGACCATcagcatctgaaaataaaaagcctTTCTTCCCTTTAAGTTCTTGTTCTGAATTATTGAACAAGATGTACTTGATGTAAATGGAGCAACAAGCTAGATATCATGTAAATAAGGATATATgttataaacataaatgtaaaaactatCTCAAAGTAGGAAAAGAATCATTTAGGACTAAAAGCTGTTCTTAGGGAATTTTGATTTCCTTCTATCTTTAAGAGAGTGAGCAGGTTGGGGAGAGGAGAAAACTATACATACCAATTGGAGACAGAACGTAAACAAAAGATCCGAACTGATGATGGGAAAAATTTAGAGAGAATCCCACcaatagaaatccttgaaatctAAATTTAATCCAATAGGTAATAGGTAGTAATTTCAGAGTTTTAAATAGAAGAATCTTTTCTTAtaatttatgtgtgtgcatgtgtgtatattaaaaacttttaaaaaatagttttaaatttatagaaaaattgcaaAGACAGTTCATAGAATTCATGTATATCACATTCTCATATATCCACACCCAGTTTCCTCTGTTGTTAATATCATATGCCTTATTGTGGTATCCTGTTAACAGTGATGGAACCAGTATTGATACATATTTTAAGTAAACTCCATATTTTATTAGCATTTCCATTGCTTTTATTTAAAGTCCTTTTTCTGTTACAGGGTGTCACATTACTTTTAGTCATCCAGTTATATTTGCAAAGATCAACCTGACTATATGTAGAATTAATTAGCATGGCATAAATCTGAACTCAGATTAGAAGatcatggtaccaaaaaaaaaaaaaaaaaaaagtagtacatTGATTCACCGTCTATAAATCTGTACCCTGAAAAGCTGTGAAAAACTCAGTTGTTTGTGACAGACTTTGACCTGTATTTAATGtgcatatttatttgttcaattgAAAATATAATAGGTTTGATTATGGAATGCTACCCTAAATTTTAGAGTATGCTTTTCTAAAATTTGAGTAATTTTGAATTTGCCT of Marmota flaviventris isolate mMarFla1 chromosome 12, mMarFla1.hap1, whole genome shotgun sequence contains these proteins:
- the Gpatch2 gene encoding G patch domain-containing protein 2 isoform X4 is translated as MFGAAGRQPIGAPAAGNSWHFSRTMEELVHDLVSALEESSEQARGGFAETGDHSRSISCPLKRQARKRRGRKRRSYNVHHPWETGHCLSEGSDSSLEEPSKDYRENHNNNKKDHSDSDDQMLVAKRRPSSNLNNNVRGKRPLWHESDFAVDNLGNRTLRRRRKVKRMAVDLPQDISNKRTMTQMPEGCRDQDMENDRAYQYQEFTKNKVKKRKLKIIRQGPKIPDEGVVLESEEISQTNKDKMEYEEQKVSDELMSESDSSSLSSTDAGLFTNDEGRQGDDEQSDWFYEKESGGACGITGVVPWWEKEDPTELDKNLPDPVFESILTGSFPLMSHQGRRGFQARLSRLHGMPSKNIKKSGGTPTSMATNWTSEIPL
- the Gpatch2 gene encoding G patch domain-containing protein 2 isoform X3, coding for MFGAAGRQPIGAPAAGNSWHFSRTMEELVHDLVSALEESSEQARGGFAETGDHSRSISCPLKRQARKRRGRKRRSYNVHHPWETGHCLSEGSDSSLEEPSKDYRENHNNNKKDHSDSDDQMLVAKRRPSSNLNNNVRGKRPLWHESDFAVDNLGNRTLRRRRKVKRMAVDLPQDISNKRTMTQMPEGCRDQDMENDRAYQYQEFTKNKVKKRKLKIIRQGPKIPDEGVVLESEEISQTNKDKMEYEEQKVSDELMSESDSSSLSSTDAGLFTNDEGRQGDDEQSDWFYEKESGGACGITGVVPWWEKEDPTELDKNLPDPVFESILTGSFPLMSHQGRRGFQARLSRLHGMPSKNIKKSGGTPTSMVPTPNPVSNKRMVHFSPDSHHHEQTSMHLGSLCTGDIKRRRKAAPLPGPTTAGFVGENAQPILENNIGNRMLQNMGWTPGSGLGRDGKGISEPIQAMQRPKGLGLGFPLPKSTPTATTPSSGKSA